Proteins from a genomic interval of Sphingobacterium sp. SYP-B4668:
- a CDS encoding erythromycin esterase family protein encodes MIKYFIVILFILLFGTVLLAQKKEVSWLKKEVIDLHIDTNGTLTSTPQALRESIGEAQIVLLGEQTHGDGTAFKTKGQFIKFLHEQLGFEVLVFESSLYLAEKSFQNSKVSDNPIKELRGATYPHWSWTKEVQPLLEYIGKSTKSSDPLFVSGMDYQEISKIDREGFPIDLFMALKKLNITFINQDEQNDYFTFYSYLANYFDNLPKNIQENELNALSDKFVSTSQRFLSLLDNHSTADIELLKQVLRNKATVAPVLVSRKFRDKDFSKNTRDSIMAENIIWLKEKRYPGKKIIVWAASRHIARNYQPSPEKSVGDYLYQKYRDKMYSIVFMANQGTWGTIGMKNSRNIPPAKEHTLENLFFETGKQDVFLNIRNLNRGSWLLTEQVARPFGYVEEAKVWPNIFDGIIFNTEMVKTNIAQ; translated from the coding sequence ATGATAAAGTATTTTATTGTTATTCTATTTATATTACTGTTCGGCACTGTTCTTCTGGCACAGAAAAAGGAAGTAAGTTGGTTGAAAAAAGAAGTAATCGATCTCCATATCGATACAAATGGGACGCTCACAAGTACACCACAAGCCTTAAGGGAGTCTATTGGTGAAGCCCAGATTGTCCTGTTGGGCGAACAGACGCATGGAGACGGAACGGCGTTTAAAACAAAGGGACAGTTCATCAAGTTTTTGCATGAACAATTGGGTTTTGAAGTTCTCGTCTTTGAAAGCAGTCTTTATTTAGCCGAAAAATCTTTCCAAAATAGCAAGGTATCCGACAATCCAATCAAAGAACTTAGAGGCGCCACGTATCCGCATTGGTCTTGGACGAAGGAGGTACAACCCTTATTGGAATATATAGGCAAATCGACAAAGTCTAGTGACCCCCTGTTTGTTTCTGGGATGGATTATCAGGAGATCTCCAAAATTGATAGAGAGGGTTTTCCCATTGATTTGTTTATGGCATTAAAAAAGCTAAATATTACATTTATCAATCAAGATGAACAAAATGATTATTTTACATTTTACTCGTATTTGGCTAATTACTTTGACAATTTGCCGAAGAATATCCAAGAAAATGAGTTGAATGCTCTCTCTGATAAGTTCGTCAGCACTTCACAACGATTTTTAAGCCTATTGGACAACCATAGTACAGCAGATATCGAATTGCTTAAGCAGGTATTGCGGAACAAGGCGACGGTCGCTCCTGTATTGGTATCTCGAAAATTCAGGGATAAAGACTTTTCTAAGAATACCAGGGATTCCATTATGGCCGAGAATATTATCTGGTTAAAAGAAAAGCGATATCCGGGAAAAAAGATAATTGTTTGGGCGGCAAGCCGGCACATTGCACGAAATTATCAACCTTCCCCCGAAAAATCTGTTGGTGATTACTTGTATCAAAAATATAGGGATAAGATGTATTCCATCGTATTCATGGCTAATCAAGGCACTTGGGGTACCATTGGAATGAAAAACAGTAGGAATATACCTCCAGCAAAAGAGCATACATTGGAAAATCTATTTTTTGAGACCGGCAAACAAGATGTATTTCTAAACATAAGAAATTTAAATAGAGGTTCGTGGTTACTGACCGAACAAGTGGCACGGCCCTTTGGATATGTTGAAGAAGCTAAGGTATGGCCTAATATTTTTGACGGTATCATCTTTAATACGGAAATGGTAAAAACAAACATAGCCCAATAG
- a CDS encoding SPL family radical SAM protein, producing MARSVEVKSILNKTKRRDSWFLDDYTINPYSGCSFNCLYCYIRGSKYGVNMTDKLSLKNNAVDLLDRQLSLRARKKQYGIIVLSSATDPYLHIERTQLLTRQILEVILRYRFPLHVITKSELVRRDFDLIQAIDKAAILPHDLQGQLSHGAFVTFSFSTITDGIARVFEPGATPPSTRLETLALASQYGLHSGVSMMPLLPFITDTSTHLDQMFGTFKAAGASYIFPATLTLFGAAPYDSKSLTLDAVAKHYPHLLEKYQRFFANGTQMPLYYRKAFAKKMAELHLKYELPNTLMCV from the coding sequence ATGGCACGGAGCGTTGAAGTCAAATCCATATTGAACAAGACCAAGCGGCGTGATTCTTGGTTCCTAGATGACTATACAATCAACCCCTACAGCGGCTGCTCCTTTAATTGCTTGTATTGTTACATCAGAGGGAGTAAGTACGGGGTAAACATGACGGACAAACTCAGTCTGAAAAACAATGCAGTGGACCTGCTGGATAGACAACTGTCCTTAAGAGCTCGTAAAAAACAGTATGGTATCATCGTATTGTCTTCCGCTACCGATCCTTATCTGCACATAGAAAGGACGCAACTTCTTACCCGTCAAATATTAGAAGTCATCCTTCGGTATCGGTTTCCGTTACATGTTATTACCAAATCGGAGTTGGTCCGTAGGGATTTCGATTTGATACAGGCCATCGATAAGGCGGCTATACTTCCACATGACCTTCAAGGGCAACTTTCGCATGGGGCCTTTGTGACATTTTCCTTCTCAACGATTACAGATGGTATTGCACGTGTTTTTGAACCAGGAGCCACGCCACCGTCGACACGATTAGAGACCTTGGCGCTTGCCTCTCAATACGGGCTACACAGTGGTGTTAGCATGATGCCCTTGTTGCCCTTTATTACCGATACATCAACCCATTTGGATCAAATGTTTGGAACGTTCAAGGCTGCAGGGGCATCTTATATATTTCCGGCAACACTTACCTTGTTCGGGGCTGCACCTTACGATAGTAAATCCCTAACTCTGGACGCGGTCGCTAAGCACTACCCTCATTTATTGGAAAAATATCAGCGTTTTTTTGCCAATGGTACACAGATGCCGCTGTATTATCGAAAGGCTTTCGCCAAAAAAATGGCGGAATTACATTTGAAGTATGAGCTTCCAAATACCTTGATGTGTGTTTAG
- a CDS encoding DNA alkylation repair protein: MESISSKAVIKDKVAEALRQLQHKGADAFIISLQEGLLNKKVKFPLLEYAAMELMTVIPEDIQLDLADRIVYLRAMGGQVLVGIMLRLRLDTDYERTINKACDYISFGNEWYVCDIIGERVLGYALLTKPEMTIPILDRLALHPDKWLVRTVGVATHYAVKKKLQPPFVEQVFRILLQLSTATDFHSKKGIGWGAKTVARFHPALIDCYQDQIVSIETKQWFRTKINIGLNRSRGNGTER, from the coding sequence ATGGAAAGTATAAGTAGTAAGGCGGTTATAAAAGACAAGGTGGCGGAGGCTTTGCGCCAGCTACAGCATAAGGGTGCCGATGCTTTTATCATTTCACTCCAAGAAGGCTTGCTCAATAAGAAAGTGAAGTTTCCGCTATTGGAGTATGCAGCTATGGAATTAATGACCGTCATTCCGGAGGACATACAGCTTGATTTGGCGGATCGTATTGTCTACTTACGTGCAATGGGTGGACAGGTATTGGTAGGTATCATGTTGCGACTTCGGTTGGACACGGATTATGAACGAACGATCAACAAGGCTTGTGATTATATCAGCTTTGGTAACGAATGGTATGTGTGTGATATCATTGGCGAGCGGGTATTGGGTTACGCGTTATTGACCAAGCCCGAAATGACGATTCCAATCCTAGACCGATTAGCACTACATCCTGACAAATGGTTGGTCCGGACGGTGGGAGTAGCAACACACTATGCCGTCAAAAAGAAACTCCAACCACCTTTTGTGGAGCAGGTATTTAGGATATTACTGCAACTTTCGACTGCTACAGACTTTCATAGTAAAAAGGGGATTGGGTGGGGAGCCAAGACCGTCGCCCGATTTCATCCTGCACTTATCGATTGTTATCAGGACCAGATTGTGTCAATCGAGACCAAGCAATGGTTTCGAACTAAAATCAATATCGGACTTAATCGCAGTAGAGGCAATGGCACGGAGCGTTGA
- a CDS encoding TonB-dependent receptor, which translates to MTYKKVSITLKPIAYTMYRPLIFLFIFLIHNFSLLAQQKGHIDGRVTDSGSKAIPHATVYILNSNRSTMSNVNGDFHFDLLNPGIYSIRVSAVGYATQIKEINTNEAGTFHITLPISDTQLEDVIVSAQKRDESLQKLPFSISAFSAKDVQAYRLWNIRDLTALVPNLYSANPGDDRNVTAIRGITSTSYDPAVATYIDGVNQFNLDTYIPQLFDIERIEVLRGPQGTLYGRNAMGGAINIITKAPSNEASGTMEVNVGNYGQQRYNIAWRQPLVKDKLFLGVAGMYGRQAGFFINDFTGDRHDKQNSIAGNYYLKYIVSPQWTITANVKHRNGRNHGPFTLLGSLADFATDPYRLNQNATTKMLDNSFNTSLSINYAGQHINFSSQTAWQSNHRYYDQPIDGDFSPIDGVTIKNNYGRDWNNVKVWTQEFKFSSPAHVQSALNWTAGAYLFHQDVPNKQATHFGEQADLMGSPEKNFSIITTANGKALGAALFGQLSYALTDRLALTAGVRYDYEHKEQRVLGEYQLDGDSEPVFQTQPDTSASASFKAFSPKVSIHYELSDVHLLYGSYSRGYRSGGFTSLSSDPSQPPLHKFKPEYSNNYEIGIKNQFMDNRLRLNMAIFYTTVTDVQVPTLVLPDAMTITRNTGNLHSRGVELELAFNPIKDLTFSNNLGYTDAKYKALKIAQQGAEVDLNGNRQLYTPQMTNTFTGQYSYTLVKQKNIKLTGRGEWVALGKQYFDLSNTISQSGYSLFNAQLGVSCPHIGISVWRRNLGGKKYIAYAYDFGAVRTGDPKTYGVTLTGRF; encoded by the coding sequence ATGACCTATAAAAAAGTATCTATTACCCTTAAACCAATTGCATATACCATGTATAGACCCCTAATTTTTCTATTTATTTTTCTCATTCATAATTTTTCACTTTTGGCCCAGCAGAAAGGCCATATTGACGGCCGTGTAACCGACAGTGGATCTAAGGCCATTCCACACGCTACCGTGTACATCTTAAACAGCAACCGCAGCACAATGAGCAACGTAAATGGTGATTTTCACTTCGACTTGCTAAACCCCGGTATATACAGTATCCGGGTATCTGCTGTAGGATATGCCACCCAAATCAAAGAAATAAATACAAATGAAGCCGGTACCTTTCACATAACGTTGCCAATTTCGGACACACAGTTGGAAGATGTCATCGTATCGGCCCAAAAGCGTGACGAATCGCTACAAAAGCTACCGTTCAGCATCTCGGCCTTTTCGGCCAAGGATGTGCAAGCGTACCGTTTATGGAATATTCGGGACCTAACCGCCCTAGTCCCCAACCTATATAGTGCAAACCCTGGCGATGACCGCAACGTCACGGCGATACGAGGAATCACCTCGACATCGTACGACCCGGCGGTGGCAACTTATATCGACGGGGTCAACCAGTTCAATCTGGACACCTACATCCCTCAGCTATTCGACATCGAGCGGATAGAGGTACTCCGTGGACCGCAGGGCACATTATATGGTCGAAATGCGATGGGTGGAGCCATCAATATCATCACCAAAGCACCAAGTAACGAGGCTAGTGGAACAATGGAGGTAAATGTGGGCAACTATGGTCAACAGCGGTACAACATAGCGTGGAGACAGCCTTTGGTCAAGGATAAATTGTTCTTGGGTGTGGCGGGTATGTACGGTCGCCAGGCCGGATTTTTCATCAACGACTTTACCGGGGATCGTCACGATAAGCAAAATAGTATTGCAGGCAATTATTACCTAAAATATATCGTATCACCTCAATGGACCATTACCGCCAATGTCAAGCATCGGAATGGCCGCAACCATGGCCCATTCACCCTCTTGGGTAGTTTAGCGGATTTTGCCACTGACCCCTACCGTCTCAACCAGAATGCGACCACAAAGATGTTGGATAATAGCTTTAACACCTCACTGTCCATAAACTATGCAGGACAGCATATCAACTTCAGTTCGCAGACGGCATGGCAATCCAACCATCGCTACTACGACCAGCCGATAGATGGTGATTTTTCACCTATTGATGGCGTGACAATCAAGAACAACTATGGACGGGATTGGAACAATGTAAAGGTATGGACACAGGAATTTAAATTTAGCTCACCTGCGCATGTCCAATCCGCTTTGAACTGGACAGCGGGGGCCTACCTCTTCCATCAGGATGTGCCGAACAAACAGGCCACTCATTTTGGAGAACAGGCCGATCTAATGGGGTCACCGGAAAAGAATTTTTCAATCATTACCACGGCTAATGGCAAGGCGCTGGGCGCTGCACTCTTCGGACAACTGAGCTATGCGCTCACCGACCGACTGGCTTTGACGGCAGGCGTACGCTACGATTATGAACATAAAGAACAACGCGTGCTAGGTGAATACCAGCTAGACGGTGATTCGGAACCTGTATTCCAAACCCAACCCGACACCAGTGCATCGGCCAGTTTTAAGGCCTTCTCACCCAAAGTGAGTATCCACTACGAACTTTCGGATGTGCATCTGCTATACGGGAGCTACAGCCGAGGCTACCGCTCGGGAGGATTTACGTCCTTATCGTCTGATCCCTCACAACCACCGCTACATAAGTTCAAGCCAGAATATAGCAACAACTATGAAATCGGCATCAAAAACCAATTTATGGACAATCGCCTGCGGTTGAATATGGCGATCTTCTATACCACCGTGACGGATGTACAAGTACCTACGCTGGTATTGCCCGATGCTATGACGATAACCCGCAACACGGGCAATTTACACAGCCGAGGGGTGGAATTGGAGCTAGCCTTTAACCCTATCAAAGACTTGACCTTCAGCAATAATCTAGGCTATACAGATGCCAAATACAAAGCACTCAAAATAGCACAGCAAGGAGCAGAAGTTGACCTAAATGGCAATCGACAACTGTATACTCCTCAAATGACGAACACCTTCACCGGGCAGTACAGCTATACGTTGGTGAAGCAAAAAAACATAAAACTAACGGGCCGAGGTGAATGGGTGGCCCTGGGCAAACAATACTTTGACCTATCCAATACTATTAGCCAATCGGGCTACAGCTTGTTCAATGCCCAGCTAGGGGTAAGCTGTCCACATATAGGAATATCGGTCTGGAGAAGAAATCTGGGTGGTAAAAAGTATATCGCCTACGCGTATGATTTCGGTGCCGTGCGGACAGGTGACCCGAAAACCTATGGTGTGACGTTAACGGGTAGATTTTAA
- a CDS encoding transmembrane 220 family protein produces MKIFNSIWGILFVVCAWLQYNDPDPLLWILLYLWVALLCFGAAANRFNNGLVLLTIVVYSGYAIFKMVHQDGVLDWIYDHHAENIAGQMKAEKPWIEETREFFGLLIAIVALAINLIYYRKPKQPEKN; encoded by the coding sequence ATGAAAATTTTCAATAGTATATGGGGTATTCTTTTTGTGGTATGTGCCTGGCTGCAATACAACGACCCGGATCCTTTGCTATGGATACTTCTTTATCTATGGGTGGCTTTACTGTGCTTTGGTGCAGCTGCAAACCGCTTTAACAATGGTCTCGTCCTGTTGACAATCGTCGTATATTCGGGTTATGCGATATTCAAGATGGTACATCAAGATGGGGTACTGGATTGGATTTATGATCATCATGCCGAAAATATAGCGGGGCAAATGAAGGCCGAAAAACCGTGGATAGAAGAGACACGTGAATTCTTTGGGCTACTGATTGCTATCGTGGCCTTAGCGATAAACTTAATCTATTATCGAAAACCAAAACAACCAGAAAAAAATTAG